From one Nocardioides yefusunii genomic stretch:
- a CDS encoding 3-isopropylmalate dehydrogenase, with translation MTHTSTENPIKLAVIPGDGIGPEVTAEALKVLDVVAPGAFAKTHYSLGAEHYLATGEVLPEKVLDEVKKQDAILLGAIGGKPNDPNIPPGLLERGLLLTLRFALDHHVNLRPSKLFPGVGSPLANPGEIDFVVVREGTEGPYTGNGGSIRVGTPQEVATEVSLNTAFGIERVVRDAFARAQRRTRRKVTLVHKTNVLVHAGTMWWRIVNEVAAEYPDVTVDYLHIDAATIFMTTDPGRFDVIVTDNLFGDIITDLAAAVTGGIGLAASGNLNPSRATPSMFEPVHGSAPDIAGQQKADPTAAILSASMLLDFFGMTDEAARIEKAVAADIAERVAGESRTTAAIGDAIAARV, from the coding sequence ATGACCCACACCTCGACCGAGAACCCGATCAAGCTCGCTGTCATCCCCGGTGACGGCATCGGCCCCGAGGTCACCGCTGAAGCCCTCAAGGTGCTCGACGTGGTGGCCCCCGGAGCCTTCGCCAAGACTCACTACTCGCTGGGGGCCGAGCACTACCTCGCCACCGGTGAGGTGCTGCCGGAGAAGGTCCTCGACGAGGTGAAGAAGCAGGACGCGATCCTGCTCGGCGCCATCGGCGGCAAGCCCAACGACCCGAACATCCCCCCGGGACTGCTCGAGCGTGGCCTGCTGCTGACCCTGCGTTTCGCGCTCGACCACCACGTCAACCTGCGCCCCTCGAAGCTGTTCCCCGGCGTCGGTTCCCCGCTGGCCAACCCCGGCGAGATCGACTTCGTGGTCGTCCGTGAGGGCACCGAGGGTCCGTACACCGGCAACGGTGGCTCGATCCGCGTCGGCACCCCGCAGGAGGTCGCGACCGAGGTCAGCCTCAACACTGCCTTCGGCATCGAGCGCGTCGTGCGTGACGCCTTCGCCCGCGCGCAGCGCCGCACCCGCCGCAAGGTGACGCTGGTCCACAAGACCAACGTGCTGGTCCACGCCGGCACCATGTGGTGGCGCATCGTCAACGAGGTCGCCGCGGAGTACCCCGACGTCACCGTCGACTACCTGCACATCGACGCAGCCACCATCTTCATGACCACCGACCCGGGTCGTTTCGACGTGATCGTCACCGACAACCTGTTCGGCGACATCATCACCGACCTGGCTGCTGCCGTCACCGGTGGCATCGGTCTGGCCGCGTCCGGAAACCTCAACCCCTCCCGGGCCACCCCGTCGATGTTCGAGCCCGTCCACGGCTCGGCCCCCGACATCGCGGGTCAGCAGAAGGCTGACCCGACGGCCGCCATCCTGTCCGCATCGATGCTCCTCGACTTCTTCGGCATGACCGACGAGGCCGCCCGCATCGAGAAGGCCGTGGCAGCCGACATCGCCGAGCGCGTCGCCGGCGAGTCCCGAACCACTGCTGCGATCGGCGACGCGATCGCTGCGCGAGTGTGA
- a CDS encoding O-methyltransferase produces MSAPPELPDVVRRAFDVSRRAGYVSFCRNETGRLLAALSATRRGVMAEFGTGCGVGTAWLRSGLQGDARIVTAELNPRLAKAAAKIFTDDDAVEVFEADWSTLASKGPFSLLFLDAGDPDSVRVDAIADLVEPGGIVVLDDFTPCASWPPIYMGRVDTLREEWLTDERFTAVEVMVADDAAALIATRR; encoded by the coding sequence ATGAGTGCTCCCCCGGAACTTCCCGACGTCGTCCGCAGGGCGTTCGACGTCAGCCGCAGAGCCGGGTACGTCTCCTTCTGCCGCAACGAGACCGGTCGATTACTGGCTGCTCTCTCCGCCACCCGCCGCGGCGTGATGGCCGAGTTCGGCACCGGGTGCGGTGTCGGCACCGCGTGGCTCCGCTCCGGTCTGCAAGGCGATGCCCGCATCGTCACCGCCGAGCTGAACCCGCGTCTGGCCAAGGCCGCGGCCAAGATCTTCACCGACGACGACGCCGTCGAGGTCTTCGAGGCCGACTGGTCGACGCTGGCGTCCAAGGGCCCCTTCTCGCTCCTCTTCCTCGACGCCGGTGACCCCGACTCGGTCCGCGTCGACGCGATCGCGGACCTCGTCGAGCCGGGCGGCATCGTCGTCCTGGACGACTTCACCCCGTGCGCCTCGTGGCCCCCGATCTACATGGGCCGCGTCGACACCCTCCGTGAGGAGTGGCTGACCGACGAGCGCTTCACCGCGGTCGAGGTGATGGTGGCCGACGACGCCGCCGCCCTGATCGCCACGCGACGCTGA
- a CDS encoding GtrA family protein: protein MNGEPRAVPREGVAQAVRFALVGVVNTAIDLVIFGLLALTGWPVLLANLVSTSAGMAFGFFAHRSFSFRSTATVRESAPRFVLTTGVGLWLVQPLVILAGAAVLVALLGESSVTEVWMPKLAAIAAGMVWNFAIYRLYVFADRSRSAGRGDSAGEHAPEGNKPDVGEVR, encoded by the coding sequence GTGAACGGCGAGCCTCGCGCCGTACCGCGCGAGGGGGTCGCCCAAGCGGTCCGGTTCGCGCTGGTCGGGGTGGTCAACACCGCGATCGACCTGGTCATCTTCGGCCTGCTGGCCCTGACCGGGTGGCCGGTGCTGCTGGCCAACCTCGTCTCCACCTCGGCGGGAATGGCCTTCGGGTTCTTCGCGCACCGCAGTTTCTCGTTCCGCTCCACCGCCACAGTGCGGGAGAGCGCCCCGCGGTTCGTCCTGACCACCGGCGTCGGACTGTGGCTGGTCCAGCCGCTCGTCATCCTGGCCGGTGCCGCGGTGTTGGTGGCGTTGTTGGGGGAGTCCTCCGTGACGGAGGTCTGGATGCCGAAACTGGCTGCGATCGCGGCCGGAATGGTCTGGAACTTCGCGATCTACCGTCTCTACGTCTTCGCCGACCGCTCGCGCTCCGCAGGCCGCGGCGACAGCGCAGGAGAACATGCCCCCGAGGGGAACAAACCCGACGTCGGTGAGGTTCGCTGA
- the serA gene encoding phosphoglycerate dehydrogenase, which yields MTKPVVLLAEELSPATIEALGPDFEIRNCNGADRAELLAAIVDVDAIMVRSATQVDAEALAAAKKLKVVARAGVGLDNVDIKASTQAGVMVVNAPTSNIVSAAELAVALMLAAARHISPAHAALRNGEWKRSKYNGIELYEKTVAIVGLGRIGALVAQRLSAFGMKVIAYDPYVQAGRAAQMGVRLVDLDTMFAEADFMSVHLPKTPETVGLIGAEQLKKAKKDLVLVNAARGGIVDEAALYEALKTGEIAAAGLDVYAKEPCTDSPLFELENVVATPHLGASTDEAQEKAGIAVAKSVRLALAGELVPDAVNVQGGVIAEDVRPGIGLTEKLGRVFTGLAGEVAQQIDVEVRGEITEYDVKVLELAALKGVFSDIVEDQVSYVNAPLLAAERGTAVRLVTETESPDHRNLITIRGTLADGSQVSVAGTLVGISQRERLVEVNGFAVDIEPTDHLAFFTYADRPGMVGTVGGVLGEAGVNIAGMQVARDTKGGDALVALSVDSAIDADTLAKIETAIEASKVRAVNLV from the coding sequence GTGACCAAGCCCGTCGTACTTCTCGCCGAAGAGCTCAGCCCCGCCACCATCGAGGCCCTGGGCCCGGACTTCGAGATCCGCAACTGCAACGGCGCCGACCGCGCCGAGCTGCTCGCCGCCATCGTGGACGTCGACGCGATCATGGTCCGCTCGGCCACGCAGGTCGACGCCGAGGCCCTGGCTGCTGCCAAGAAGCTCAAGGTCGTCGCCCGTGCCGGTGTCGGCCTGGACAACGTCGACATCAAGGCCTCCACCCAGGCCGGTGTCATGGTCGTCAACGCGCCGACCTCCAACATCGTCTCCGCCGCCGAGTTGGCCGTCGCCCTGATGCTGGCTGCCGCCCGTCACATCTCGCCCGCCCACGCCGCTCTGCGCAACGGCGAGTGGAAGCGCTCCAAGTACAACGGCATCGAGCTGTACGAGAAGACCGTCGCGATCGTCGGCCTCGGCCGTATCGGCGCCCTCGTCGCCCAGCGCCTCTCCGCCTTCGGCATGAAGGTCATCGCGTACGACCCCTACGTCCAGGCTGGCCGCGCCGCCCAGATGGGTGTCCGCCTCGTCGACCTCGACACCATGTTCGCCGAGGCCGACTTCATGTCGGTCCACCTGCCCAAGACCCCCGAGACCGTCGGCCTCATCGGTGCTGAGCAGCTCAAGAAGGCCAAGAAGGACCTGGTCCTGGTCAACGCTGCCCGCGGTGGCATCGTCGACGAGGCCGCCCTCTACGAGGCCCTCAAGACCGGCGAGATCGCTGCTGCCGGTCTCGACGTCTACGCCAAGGAGCCCTGCACCGACTCGCCGCTCTTCGAGCTCGAGAACGTCGTCGCCACCCCGCACCTGGGTGCGTCCACCGACGAGGCCCAGGAGAAGGCCGGCATCGCCGTGGCCAAGTCCGTCCGCCTCGCGCTCGCCGGTGAGCTCGTCCCCGACGCCGTCAACGTCCAGGGTGGCGTCATCGCTGAGGACGTCCGTCCCGGCATCGGACTGACCGAGAAGCTCGGCCGCGTCTTCACCGGCCTGGCCGGCGAGGTCGCCCAGCAGATCGACGTCGAGGTCCGTGGCGAGATCACCGAGTACGACGTCAAGGTGCTCGAGCTCGCTGCCCTCAAGGGTGTCTTCTCCGACATCGTCGAGGACCAGGTCTCCTACGTGAACGCCCCGCTGCTCGCCGCCGAGCGCGGCACCGCGGTCCGTCTCGTCACCGAGACCGAGTCGCCCGACCACCGCAACCTGATCACGATCCGCGGCACCCTCGCCGACGGCTCGCAGGTCTCCGTGGCCGGCACCCTGGTGGGCATCTCGCAGCGCGAGCGCCTCGTCGAGGTCAACGGTTTCGCCGTCGACATCGAGCCCACCGACCACCTCGCGTTCTTCACCTACGCTGACCGCCCGGGCATGGTCGGCACCGTCGGTGGCGTCCTCGGCGAGGCCGGCGTCAACATCGCCGGCATGCAGGTCGCCCGCGACACCAAGGGCGGCGACGCCCTGGTCGCCCTCTCGGTCGACTCCGCGATCGACGCCGACACCCTGGCGAAGATCGAGACCGCGATCGAGGCCTCCAAGGTCCGCGCCGTCAACCTCGTCTGA
- a CDS encoding DsbA family oxidoreductase, with amino-acid sequence MRIDIFSDVVCPWCYIGKRRLEAALAEFEHADQVEVVWRSYQLDPSAPKDAVVSTVEALGAKFPGGPEQVKQMLARTRGVAAEEGLEFGGDSFHANTVDAHRLLHLALETAGPAVQGELKEALFRTHFTENRNVADADVLTEVAVAVGLDADRVAQVLAGDEFADAVQADIAQAQAYGSTGVPFFVVDAKYGVSGAQPKEAFTQVLERAWSEAQPSITVLPAEDAEACGPDGCAI; translated from the coding sequence ATGCGTATCGACATCTTCTCCGACGTGGTCTGTCCCTGGTGCTACATCGGCAAGCGCCGCCTCGAAGCTGCCCTGGCCGAGTTCGAGCACGCCGACCAGGTCGAGGTCGTCTGGCGTTCCTACCAGCTCGACCCGTCTGCTCCGAAGGACGCGGTGGTCTCCACCGTCGAGGCTCTGGGCGCGAAGTTCCCCGGTGGCCCCGAGCAGGTGAAGCAGATGCTCGCCCGTACCCGGGGCGTCGCTGCCGAGGAGGGCCTCGAGTTCGGTGGGGACTCGTTCCACGCCAACACCGTCGACGCCCACCGCCTGCTGCACCTCGCGCTCGAGACCGCCGGCCCGGCCGTCCAGGGCGAACTGAAGGAAGCTCTCTTCCGCACCCACTTCACCGAGAACCGCAACGTCGCTGACGCGGACGTCCTCACCGAGGTGGCGGTCGCGGTCGGCCTCGACGCCGACCGCGTCGCGCAGGTCCTGGCCGGCGACGAGTTCGCCGACGCCGTGCAGGCCGACATTGCCCAGGCCCAGGCCTACGGTTCCACCGGTGTGCCGTTCTTCGTCGTGGACGCCAAGTACGGGGTCTCCGGCGCCCAGCCGAAGGAAGCGTTCACGCAGGTGCTGGAGCGTGCGTGGTCCGAGGCCCAGCCCTCGATCACGGTCCTCCCCGCCGAGGACGCCGAGGCCTGTGGTCCTGACGGCTGCGCCATCTGA